The Pseudomonas chlororaphis subsp. piscium genome contains the following window.
GAGGCACGCCTTCACCCAGCAGGTACTTGAAGGCCGCCGGTACACACAAGACCACTACCAGCACCCGCAAGCTCTGCCCGGCCGCCACACGGCTGAGCACCGCGCCGTTGCGCGCGCCGAGGTTGACCATCTCGCCGGAGCCGCCCGGCATGCTGGAGAAGAAGGCGGTGGCCCGGTCTTCGCCGGTGCGCCGCAGCAGCCACACCCCGACCACGCTGGACAGGCTGGTGACCAGGGCACCGAAGAAGATCAGGCCGAAATGGCTCATGACCTGCTCCATCACCACCGGGGTGAAGTGCAGGCCGATGCCGATGCCCACCACCCATTGCCCGCATTTGCGGCCGCCGGGGATTTCCCCCAGTTGCCAGGGCGTCAGGCAGCGCACCAGGATGATCGCCAGCAACGAGCCGACCATCCACGGCAGCGGCCAGCCGATCTGGCTGGCGAGGTAACCGCCGACCAGACCGACCAGGGGCGTCCCCCACCACTGTTTGAAGCTGGCCTCAGACATCGGCCACGGCGCGTTGCAGGGCCGAGCGCTTGCGCCAGATGCGCAGCAGCGGCATCAGCAGCATGATCACGGTCAGCACCCAGACGCCGACGGTGATCGGGCTGGACCAGAGGATTTCCATCGCGCCGTTGGAGATCGACAGCGCGCGCCTTAGGTTCTGCTCCATCAGCCCGCCGAGGATAAAGCCCAGCAGCACCGGCGACAGCGGGAAGTCCAGCTTGCGCAGGATGTAGCCGAAGATGCCGATGCCGACCATCAGGAACAGGTCGAAGGTGGTGGCGTGCACCGCGTAGACGCCGATCCCGGTGATGATTGCAATCACCGGCACCAGGGCCCAGTTCGGCACGGCGAGGATGCGGGTGAAGACGCGGATCATCGGGATGTTGAGGATCACCAGCATGATGTTGGCGATGAACAACGAGGCAATCAGGCCCCAGACGATGTCCGGTTGCTGCTGGAACAACAGCGGGCCCGGGGTGATGTTGTACAGCGACAGGGCGCCGATCATCACCGCGGTGGTGCCCGAACCCGGGACGCCGAGGGTCAGCATCGGTACCAGGGCGCCGCAGGCCGAGGCACCGATCGCGGTTTCCGGAGCCGCCAGGCCGCGCTTGTCGCCCTGGCCGAACTTGCCGCTGGCGCCGGCGATGCGTTTTTCGGTCATGTAGGCCACGGCGCTGGCCAGGGTCGCACCGGCACCCGGCAAGACGCCCATGATGAAGCCCAGCAGGCCGCAACGGATGTTCACCACGAACACCGACGCCGCTTCCTTGAAGTTGAACATCATCCGCCCGGTGGCTTTCACCGCTTCCTGGCCACGGTGGGTTTTTTCCAGCAGCAACAGGATCTCGCTGATGGAGAACAGGCCCAGTACCAGCACCACGAACTGAATACCGTCGGTGAGGTGGATGTTATCGCCGGTGAAGCGGTACACGCCGCTGTTGGCGTCGATGCCCACCGACGACAGGAACAGCCCGATCAATGCCGCGATGAAGGTCTTGATCGGTCGGTCACCCGCCATGCCACCGAGGCAGACAATGGCGAACACCATCAGCACGAAGTACTCCGCCGGACCAAAGGCGATCGCCCATTTCGCCAGCAGCGGGGCGAACATCACCATGCCGCAGGTGGCGATGAAGGCGCCGATGAATGAACTCCAGGCCGACAGCGACAGGGCCACCCCGGCCAGGCCCTGGCGCGCCATCGGGTAACCGTCGAGGGTGGTCATCACGGTGGAGGCTTCACCCGGGATGTTCAGCAGGATCGAGCTGATCCGGCCACCGTATTCGCAACCCAGGTACACCGCAGCCAGCAGGATCAGCGCTGACTCCGGTGGCAGGCCGAGGGCGAAGGCAATCGGGATCAGCAGTGCCACGCCATTGATCGGGCCCAGGCCCGGAAGCAGGCCGACCACAGTGCCGATCAGGGTGCCGGTCAGGGCGGTGACCAGGTTGTAGGGGCTCAGCGCGACGCCGAAACCCTGGCCCAAATAGCCAAGCGTATCCATATCAGTTCTCCAGAACGTCGAGCAGGCCCAGGGGCAGTG
Protein-coding sequences here:
- a CDS encoding tripartite tricarboxylate transporter permease, with product MDTLGYLGQGFGVALSPYNLVTALTGTLIGTVVGLLPGLGPINGVALLIPIAFALGLPPESALILLAAVYLGCEYGGRISSILLNIPGEASTVMTTLDGYPMARQGLAGVALSLSAWSSFIGAFIATCGMVMFAPLLAKWAIAFGPAEYFVLMVFAIVCLGGMAGDRPIKTFIAALIGLFLSSVGIDANSGVYRFTGDNIHLTDGIQFVVLVLGLFSISEILLLLEKTHRGQEAVKATGRMMFNFKEAASVFVVNIRCGLLGFIMGVLPGAGATLASAVAYMTEKRIAGASGKFGQGDKRGLAAPETAIGASACGALVPMLTLGVPGSGTTAVMIGALSLYNITPGPLLFQQQPDIVWGLIASLFIANIMLVILNIPMIRVFTRILAVPNWALVPVIAIITGIGVYAVHATTFDLFLMVGIGIFGYILRKLDFPLSPVLLGFILGGLMEQNLRRALSISNGAMEILWSSPITVGVWVLTVIMLLMPLLRIWRKRSALQRAVADV